One segment of Sesamum indicum cultivar Zhongzhi No. 13 linkage group LG4, S_indicum_v1.0, whole genome shotgun sequence DNA contains the following:
- the LOC105160036 gene encoding uncharacterized protein LOC105160036, whose amino-acid sequence MCYHIMFIICPLQLLVQKAREFIVTSQELITRGSVLDIIVEMLLILLVLNCRVLQEKLLGVLQWCLASSYHMILQSRYFLGNEENYTAKLAENFQADLKVCSEGNNGYSFCSPSRLPSSYSAGYADISAHKSLEQ is encoded by the exons ATGTGCTATCATATCATGTTTATCATTTGTCCCCTACAGTT ACTGGTGCAAAAAGCTCGAGAATTTATTGTCACTTCCCAAGAGCTCATCACTCGGGGTTCAGTCCTG GATATTATTGTGGAGATGCTGTTGATATTGCTAGTATTGAATTGTCGAGTGTTGCAAGAGAAGCTATTAGGTGTTCTCCAATGGTGTCTCGCTTCCAGTTATCATATGATCTTGCAGTCTCGTTATTTTCtag GCAACGAAGAAAATTACACCGCCAAACTTGCGGAAAACTTTCAGGCAGATTTGAAAGTCTGCTCAGAGGGAAACAATGGATACTCCTTTTGTTCCCCAAGCCGTCTCCCTTCTAG CTACTCAGCTGGCTATGCAGATATAAGTGCACATAAGAGTTTGGAACAGTGA